GAGGTAGAGCAGGTTTTTGCTGTACAGGAAAAAATCTGGTCACAAACTAAATTTTCTTTTCAACTTCGGGGACCTCCCGCAATTTCATAATCAATAGATTCTTTTCGGATTTTTTTGCTTTAAATTTTTCAAGATTTGAATAATTTTTAAATGCATGATGTATTTTATTAAACTAGCCGTTTTTTTAACCTTTAAGGTAAGTTGAGGAGTTAAGTTTTATTAAGAAAAATCATATAAATTTTTTAGGTATCTCTTAAAATGCGAAGCTGAACTTAATTATTCTAAACTGCTTAAATAAAATCTTAATGGTTCAAAATTGATCATAAAGATTCATAGTTTCAAACAAAAAAAATCCAATTCAAAATTTTAACGAATGTGTTTTTTTAAGCAATTCATTATTTAAAAAATCAGCTTAAAAAAACACTCAATCAATCTATTTTACAATGAAATTGATATATAGTGTTCTGCTTATCCTTTGTGGATTTGCAATTACAAACGCACAGAAAACTTACACGGTAGAAGGAACTGTTCAGGATTTTCACGATAAAACCATGCTTGAAAATGCGGTGGTGAAAATTGGAGATTTTACAGCCAATACCAATAAAAAAGGTGAGTTTTCATTTAAAAATATTCCTGCAGGAAATTATCAGCTCATTGCTAAACATGCTCTGTGCGACGATTATACTGAAAATGTGGGAGTCGACAGAAATTTGCATTTAGCAATCACGCTGGAACATCATATCGGTGATATAGAAACCGTGACCATTCACGGAAGTCACAAAACAAAAGGTTCTGTGATTATGAGAACGCTTAATAAAACGGAAATCGAAAGAAATTCTACAGAAAATCTGGGGAATTTATTATCGAAAATCTCTGGTGTTACCGCGTTGAAAACCGGTAATAATATTACAAAACCTGTAATACGTGGGTTATATGGAAGCCGAATTTCTATCCTGAATAACGGTGTGAAAATGGCGGAACAGGAATGGGGAGTTGAGCACGCTCCAAATATCGATGTCAATGATTTTGAACACATTGATGTCATCAAAGGTGCATCTGCTTTAAAGTACGGAAATGAAGGAGTAGGCGGAGTTGTCGTTTTGGAACCGGCTATTTTACCGAAAAAAGATACCATTATGGGAAGCCTGAAACTTTCAGGAATTTCAAGTGGAAGAGGAGGTGAAATTGCTGCTAATGTTGCTAAATCTTGGGAAAACCAATGGTTTGTAAAAACCGGAGGAAGTTACAGAAAAACTGGCGATCAGTATGTTCCGCATCATACATTGCAAAATACAGGGATGGAATTTAATTCTTTTAATTTCTCATTTGGGAAACATTCTTTTTTGCAGGGTTTTGATGTTTCTTATAGCGGAATTAACCAAGAATTTGGGATTTACAGAGGTGCACATTTGTCGAGTCCCGAAGATTTTTATAATGCGGTAAATTTTGGGCAGCCTTTCTATCTTGATCAGTTTACACACAATATCGACAATCCGAAACAGAAAGTAGAGCATCATATTGCAAAACTTTCCGCTTACAAACGTTTTGCAGATTTTGGTAAGCTGACTTTTCAATACAGTTTTCAGTTAAACAGAAGACAGGAATATGATATCAGAAGGGGAGAACTGAGCGAATTGCCTTCAATGGATTTACGATTAATCACCAATTCTGCAAGTTTGGTTCATTTAATTGAGCGTACAAACTGGAGTTTAGAAAGCGGAATTTCTGCTGCTTTTCAGGATAATTTTCCTGATCCTGCAACCAAAGCAAGACGTTTGATTCCGGATTATTACAGGTATGATGGCGGAGCTTTTTCTGTTTTTAAATACCGTTTTAATTCAAAAATTAATATTGAAGCTGCGGCAAGATATGATTTCAGCAGATATGATGCTTAC
Above is a genomic segment from Chryseobacterium mulctrae containing:
- a CDS encoding TonB-dependent receptor, with product MKLIYSVLLILCGFAITNAQKTYTVEGTVQDFHDKTMLENAVVKIGDFTANTNKKGEFSFKNIPAGNYQLIAKHALCDDYTENVGVDRNLHLAITLEHHIGDIETVTIHGSHKTKGSVIMRTLNKTEIERNSTENLGNLLSKISGVTALKTGNNITKPVIRGLYGSRISILNNGVKMAEQEWGVEHAPNIDVNDFEHIDVIKGASALKYGNEGVGGVVVLEPAILPKKDTIMGSLKLSGISSGRGGEIAANVAKSWENQWFVKTGGSYRKTGDQYVPHHTLQNTGMEFNSFNFSFGKHSFLQGFDVSYSGINQEFGIYRGAHLSSPEDFYNAVNFGQPFYLDQFTHNIDNPKQKVEHHIAKLSAYKRFADFGKLTFQYSFQLNRRQEYDIRRGELSELPSMDLRLITNSASLVHLIERTNWSLESGISAAFQDNFPDPATKARRLIPDYYRYDGGAFSVFKYRFNSKINIEAAARYDFSRYDAYKYYDSDKWNANYADVFPQFFVSESGSRTLTRPILDYHNFSANVGLDYKPIQNLEFKLNVSRADRSPNAAELFSDGLHHSAAVMEEGNLNIQKETVYNINLSLAGHFDVLKGLHIEANPYLMMSDNFVNQIPTSVLNTNRGVFPVWSYQQIKARIYGVDADAELSILDNLKWKSGFSILRGDDLSNNEPLILMMPAKLRNSIELNLNKPKNFYVTLENGNTFKQNRFPIRNLPVTFIKDGVERNEVVDFSSTPAAFTLFNASVGADLFKNLNLNFRINNVFNVEYREYLNRLRYYMYEPGRNFVVTLKYNF